The Tautonia plasticadhaerens nucleotide sequence TCGGCGGGGGGGGCTTCAGGAACATCGACGCACTCACCTCTCGGGATGGCGTGGAGATCGTAATCGGCCCGACCGGCCCGGGCAAGGGCCCGGGACCGGCGCCGGGCCCGGCTCCGTCGGGCCCATTGTAGCCGGTCGGGCCCAGGATTGTCCCCTCGACTCGGCCGGGTGACTCAGGCCCCGGCCGGCTGGGGCTCGGAGGCGGCGGCCTTCGCCTTCTGGAGCCTTTGCTCCTTCTTCCTCGCCACCTTGGCCCGCTCGGCGGCCTCCTCGGGGCTGGACCAGGCCTCGGGGTGCGTCCGGGCGTAGTAGGCGCTGGAGACGAGGAGGTCTTCGAGCGAGTAGACGTGCGACCGGTGCCGCTCGTAGTTCGACAGCTCGAAATTCTGGTCCATCTTGATGGCGTCGAACGGGCAGTACTCGGCGCAGAGGCCGCAGTTCATGCAGACGTCCATGTCGATGTAGAACTCCTCGGGGAGCGGCACGACGGTCCCCCGGGCGCTCTTGGCCTGGACCATCCAGATGCACTGCGGCGGGCAGACCTTCGCGCAGATGTTGCAGCTGGTGCAGCGGACGTTGCCGTCCTCGTCATCGAAGATGAGCACGGGGAGGACCCGGGAGCGTTCCCGGGTGGGCAGGCGTTCGTCGGGGTACTCGACGGTGAAGAGGCCCTCGGTGGTCGGCCCCTGGTCGACGACCGGCCCCTTGCGGTGCTCGGGGCGGTTCCACCAGAGGTCGATCGGCAGGTCGCCGCCCCCCCTCCGCTTCAGGGTCGCCCCGTGGCCGACGGTGAACGTCCGGACGAACCGCCGGAGGGTCACGAGGTGCCCGACGATCATCCCCCGGCCGTACGGCCAGATCCCCACGACCGCCGAGATCGCCGATCCGACCGGCCCGAAGAACCCGCCGCCATTCCGCCTTGTCTCGCTCGCCATTCCAATCAACCTTTCACGCCACGGCGAATCCGGTGTGCTGTCGGAGTTCCGGAGACTTGAAGCCGAGGACGATGCGATCCTTCGGGATGCCGGCATCCAGCAAATCCTGGGCGATGCCGTATTCGATGCCGTCTCGCTGGATCCAGATCTTGCCGCCGATCAGGTCGACCTGAGTGACAATCTCGTTGATCCGACGATAGCCATCCCAACCGGAGTGGATGAGCAGATATCGGTCTCGTTCGCGGTCGAAGACGACCTCGCTCGCGACCGGCTGCCGCTCGGTCGCCGGGCTGGCGAGGTTCGACAGGACCCGCTCGATGACCTCTCGATCTCGGTTCAAGTCTTCCATCGGAGGATCGTCTCCGTGTTCGGGTCGAAGCTGATCAAGGAGATGGCGTACCTCTCGATCACGACCTGGCCGATCGGCTCGAGGAACAGGCCTTCGGCAACCTCCTGTGGGATTGCCAGATAGAGCCGGCGGCCCGGATCGACCCGTTCCAGCAGCGTGAGATAGACGCAGTATTGCCCCAGCGCCGTCTCGAAGTCTGCAAGTTCCGAGGCTCCGACAAAGCTTTTGATCTCGACCGCAATCCGCTCCCCCTCTTTCTCGGCGCTGATCAGCCGTTCGGCCGCGAGGTCGACGAACGTATTCCGCCCACCCCATTTGATCGTGAACGGATCGTCGGTGATCGTCCAGCCGTCCTTGAGCAGGGCGTTGCGGACGGTGTCGTGGTAGAAGTCCCGCGCCGGCATCGCTCACGCCCCCCTCACCGGTCGACCTCCCCGAGGACGATGTCCAGGCTGCCGAGGATGCCGACCACGTCGGCGACCGTGTGGCCGAGGCACATGGCCTCCAGCGCCGTGAGGTTGATGAAGCTGGGGCTGCGGACGTGGTAGCGGTAGGCGGTCGGGCCGCCGTCGGCGACGATGTAGTAGCCGAGTTCCCCCTTCGCGTTCTCGACCCGGGAGTACGCCTCGCCGGCGGGGACCTTGATCTGGTAGCTCTTCTTGCCGGGGAGGATCGGCCCCTCGGGCAGGGCGCGGAGGGCCTGCCCGAGGATCCGGACGCTCTCCCGCATCTCCCGGAGGCGGACGTGGTAGCGGTCGTACACGTCCCCGCCGGTGGCGGTCACGACGTCGAACTCGAAGCGGTCGTAGATGGAGTAGGGGGCGGCACGTCGGATGTCGTAGGGGACTCCCGACGCCCGGAGGACGGGGCCGGCGGTCGAGAAGGCGATCGCCTGCTCCCGGGAGAGGACGCCGATGCCCCGGGAGCGGTCCTTGAGGATCTCGTTCTCCGAAAGCAGGGCGTCCAGCTCGTCGATCTTGCGGCCGAGCCGGTCGTTGACGATCGCCGAGCAGCGGTCGACCCAGCCGGGGGGGAGGTCGAAGGCGACGCCGCCGAAGCGGAAGTAGTTGCACATCATCCGGCTGCCGGCGGCCCACTCGAAGAGGTCGAGGATCAGCTCGCGCTCCTCGATGGCGTAGAGGGCCGGGGTGAAGAAGGCGCCGAGGTCGTTCAGCAGGAAGCCGATCGACCACATGTGGCTGGCGACCCGGTTCAGCTCGGCCATGATGACCCGGATGTGCTCGGCCCGCTCGGGGACCTTCGCGTCGTCCCCCATGAGCTGCTCGACGGCCAGGGCGTAGCCGTGGTTGTTGAGCATGGAGGTGAAGTAGTCGAGCCGGTCGGTGAACGGGAAGTTCATCAGGAACGTGTTCCGCTCGCCGATCTTCTCGTGATTGCGGTGCATGTAGCCCATGACGGGCTTCAGGCCGACCACCGTCTCGCCGTCGACCCTCAGGTTCATCCGGAAGACGCCGTGGGTCGAGGGGTGCTGGGGCCCCATGCTCAGGACGAACTGCTCGGTGTCCAGCTCCTGGACGTCGACGCCGGTGCCCCGGGGCATCTGGCCGAAGCCCTTGGCGTCGGCGGCGGGGTCGAGGCCGTCCCAGCCCCGGAAGCCCTTCGGGATCTTGACGTTCGAGCCGAAGGGGTTGAACTCCTCGGCGCGGTGGTGCTGCCCCCGGCCCTCCTCGATCCGGCTGGGGAAGACCTTCGCGGGGCCCTCGTAATAGGGCTCCAGGAAGTCCTTGCGGAGCGGGTAGTAGGCGAAGCCTTCCCACATGAGGATGCGGGTGAGGTTCGGGTGCCCGGAGAACCGGACGCCCATCATGTCGTAGGCCTCTCGCTCCTGGAAATCGGCCCCGGGCCAGACGCCGATCACCGAGGGGACCTCGCCCTCGCCCTCGGCCTCGGCGGCGCGGACCCGGAGCTGGATCAGGGAGCCGGGGGAGGCAGTGCTGTCGAGGTGATAGGTCAGCTCGATGCAGTCCTCGTAGTGGACGCCCTGCAGGCTGGCGAGGTAGTCGTAGCGGATCGGGTTGCGGTCCCTGAGGAAGGACGAGACGTCGAGCAGCTTCCCGGCCGGGACGAGCAGGGCGGCCCGGACGACGGTGGCGGTCCCCTCGCCGAATTCGGAGTCGAGCCGACCGGCCAGGTCCTTCAGGCCGTCGTCGCCGAGCCAGACGAGAGTCGGGCGGCTCGGGGCGACCCTGGCCTTCCTCGACGGCCTGGCGGGGGCCTTCTTCGCGGCCGTCGCGGCGGCCCCCTCGGGGACGGCCTCCCCGCGCGACTTCGCCCGGATCAGCTCGATCTTGCTCATGGCCCGGCCCGAGGGGGCGGCGGCGGATTCGGCCTGTCCGTCGGCGGCCTCCTCCGCCTCGGGGACCTCGGGGCGGGGGGCCGGGATCAGGGCGGGGCGGGGGAGGGTGGCCTCCCGGGCCTCGGTCAGGCCGGCGGCGGTGCGCTCGGCGGTCAGCTCCAGGGTCCGGACGTCGATCAGGTCGGGGCCGAGCACCGGCACGGGCACGTCCCGGTTGGCGTCCGGGTCGTACCAGGGGGTGTTCCCCTTGCGGCCGATCGCGGGGATGTCCAGCTTCTCGCCGTCGATTTTCCGCTGCAGGGTGATCAGCCCGTGCAGCAACGCCTGGGGGGTGGGGGGGCAGCCGGGGACGTAGACGTCGACCGGGAGGTACTTGTCGATGCCGGAGACGACGTTGTACCCCTCCTTGAACGGCCCCCCGCCGCTGGCGCAGGCCCCCATGCTGATGACGTACTTCGGCTCGGGCATCTGGTCATACAGCCGGGCGATCATCGGCATCATCGTCTTGGTGACGGTGCCGGACACGATCATCACGTCGGCCTGCCGGGGGCTGCCCCGGAAGACCTCGGCCCCGAACCGGGCGATGTCGAACCGGGAGCTGGCCGTGCAGATCATCTCGATGGCGCAGCAGGCCAGGCCGAACCCCAACGGCCAGAGGGCCGACCGTCGCCCCCAGTTGTAGACCGTGTCGACCATGCCGAGCAGCTTGTCCCAGCTGGTGACCAGGACGTGCCGCTCCAGCTCGGCCTGCAGGGCCGGGTCGATGGGGATGGTCCACTCGGGGCGGGCGGTCGAGGGGGTCGGCATGGCGGTGGCCCTGGCTCGGTCGAGGGGCGGCGGGGCCCGAGGACGCCCCGGCCGATCGGGGTCGGTCGGGGGTCGTCGGCTTCGGCGGGATGGCCCGGCGGGGCGTCCCGGCCCGCCTTCCCTCTGCGGACACGGGAGCGTCGGCCTCGGTGCGCGAATTGTAGACGGCTCGCCGGGATCAAACCAGCCGTTCCCTTCCCGGGGAGGGCCCGCCGACGATAATAGCGTCATGCGACCGCGGCCCCTGCAGGTGAGCGTCTCGGCCCTGATCCTCGTCGTGGCCGGCCTGGCCCTGAACCTCTGGCTCTTCCGCTTCGGCATGCTCGCCGGGATCCTCGGCCTGAGCCTGACCAAGCACGTCGCCATCGCCTGGCTCTGCCAGGTGCTCGGCGTCGACCGACGGCCCCGCCCCGGCCCCGGGGGGGGCCGGGACGGCATCCGAGGCGGGCCGGGCCCGACCTCCCTGGGGCCGACCGCGGTGCCCGCCCCCGGGCCCGGGTCCCGACGCGACCCCGGACCCGCCCGGATTTAGGTGGGCGCCGATCGCCAGGCCCGCTACAGTACCGCCGCGGGGCAAGGACGCCCCGAGGAGGATCGCCGATGCCGACGGATCGCGACGGCACGCTACTGCTCGTCGAGGACGAGGACCTCCTGCGGGGCCTCGTCTCCCAGTTCCTGCGCATCTCCGGCTTCGCGGTGGTCGAGGCCGCCGACGGCCGGGAGGCCCTGCGCCGGATCGAGGAGGACGGGCCGTTCGACCTCGCCCTGGTCGACCTGAACCTGCCACACTGCTCGGGGGTCGACGTCTGCCGACGCCTGCTCGGCCGGTGGCCCGGGCACCGGGTCATCATCTGCAGCGCCGCGATCGTCGGCGAGAACGAGGCCGCGCTGCGAGGGCTGGGGATCGACCACTACCTGA carries:
- a CDS encoding XisH family protein; its protein translation is MPARDFYHDTVRNALLKDGWTITDDPFTIKWGGRNTFVDLAAERLISAEKEGERIAVEIKSFVGASELADFETALGQYCVYLTLLERVDPGRRLYLAIPQEVAEGLFLEPIGQVVIERYAISLISFDPNTETILRWKT
- a CDS encoding XisI protein encodes the protein MEDLNRDREVIERVLSNLASPATERQPVASEVVFDRERDRYLLIHSGWDGYRRINEIVTQVDLIGGKIWIQRDGIEYGIAQDLLDAGIPKDRIVLGFKSPELRQHTGFAVA
- a CDS encoding response regulator, which codes for MPTDRDGTLLLVEDEDLLRGLVSQFLRISGFAVVEAADGREALRRIEEDGPFDLALVDLNLPHCSGVDVCRRLLGRWPGHRVIICSAAIVGENEAALRGLGIDHYLTKPYHPENLLQQVSRRLSAVA
- a CDS encoding 4Fe-4S binding protein; the protein is MASETRRNGGGFFGPVGSAISAVVGIWPYGRGMIVGHLVTLRRFVRTFTVGHGATLKRRGGGDLPIDLWWNRPEHRKGPVVDQGPTTEGLFTVEYPDERLPTRERSRVLPVLIFDDEDGNVRCTSCNICAKVCPPQCIWMVQAKSARGTVVPLPEEFYIDMDVCMNCGLCAEYCPFDAIKMDQNFELSNYERHRSHVYSLEDLLVSSAYYARTHPEAWSSPEEAAERAKVARKKEQRLQKAKAAASEPQPAGA
- a CDS encoding NADH-quinone oxidoreductase subunit D; translated protein: MPRGTGVDVQELDTEQFVLSMGPQHPSTHGVFRMNLRVDGETVVGLKPVMGYMHRNHEKIGERNTFLMNFPFTDRLDYFTSMLNNHGYALAVEQLMGDDAKVPERAEHIRVIMAELNRVASHMWSIGFLLNDLGAFFTPALYAIEERELILDLFEWAAGSRMMCNYFRFGGVAFDLPPGWVDRCSAIVNDRLGRKIDELDALLSENEILKDRSRGIGVLSREQAIAFSTAGPVLRASGVPYDIRRAAPYSIYDRFEFDVVTATGGDVYDRYHVRLREMRESVRILGQALRALPEGPILPGKKSYQIKVPAGEAYSRVENAKGELGYYIVADGGPTAYRYHVRSPSFINLTALEAMCLGHTVADVVGILGSLDIVLGEVDR